The genomic interval GAGGATGAGGTTCACGGTGTAATTGAACTCTCGAGCCATATCCAAGAGATCGTCGAGCACCCACTCTTCCAGCGCCTCAAACATGTCCACCAATTGGGTCTCCTTCCGTTGGCCACCGATAAGAAGGCCGATCACAAGCGATACGATCATTGCCTTGGGTAAGCAACACAAGAAGTAATATTgatttacatatatgtaaacTTTGTTTTTCTCCACAGAGCCTACAAAAGCGCGCAGGATCACCTTAGGGCCATCGAACGTAATTCGCATTACGAGCCAAAGCTTCCGGATTGGTGTCGTCAGGCGGTGGAGATAGCCGCTCTCCTTCACGACATTGGACACGGACCAATGTCACATGCCTGGGAGTTGGTAACCAACCATGAATTTGATGTAAGTTATCTGTACTGGCACCCCTAGAATTCTGAAACTGATATTATCGTTTCTTTTATAGCACGAGGAAAACGCAATGACCTGTGTGGATAAAATCTTCAAGGATGCCATCAATCAGGAGCTGGTCTCCTTGAGAGACGATGGTGGTGGGCGAGGTGTTCAATTGATAAAGGCTTTGATATTGGGATCCAGCGAGAAGCTGTCGTTTCCCATGCTGGGACATAACTACATCTTTGATATTGTGCATAATCGTCGCTGCGGATTGGATGTGGATAAATGGGATTATCTGCGCCGTGATAACAAGCGCCTGAAAATACTCAGCTCTGCGGAAATGGACTTTGATGATGTATTTCTTCAGGCTCGCATATCAGCCGATGGACAACGCATCGAGTATCGTTATGCAGACTATCATCGGGTATATCGCTTGTTCGAGGCGCGATCGCTGCTCCACGTAAAGGCCTATCAGTATCCTTTAACTTGTGCCATGGATGTTATTTTTGTCAGTGCAGTACAACGTCTTGCGCCAGAACTACTAAGTATTCGCTCAAAGGATCCAAAGTGGCTGGAATTGACCGACCAGTATGTTTTAAATGTAATTGAAAAGGATCCTATATCGAGATTTGTGAAGGAACCCCAACGAATCGTAGAAGTCACAGGGAACGACTGTTCCGGACCGGACATCATACGGGTGAACAGGGTCATACCTGGACCTTGGGAGCTTATAAAATCGGCAAGGGAGTTAGTCTTCTTTGGCAACAAGCGGTATACATATCTTTACTTCGATAACTGTAGATCAcgaattaattatttttatttccagcaAGAAGCGTCCAATTACTCGATGTGTAAGCCCGACGATAGTCAGCAAGTGCTTTAAGTTAGAGTAGAAACATCAACCATTCGGTTcattttcttatatttaataaactatatttcataaaaagaTGTACAAATACTCAAACGGTTGCGTTCGTAATGCGACCATTCTTAATGCCATTCACCTTTTGTTATCCAGCATAGTCTGTTAGAATtcgttgagtttttttttagttatttaatgttctttatttttatttttcgtttccatttataattaaaactgTGAAATCAGTGGAAAGACAAAAGTGTTCTTAAAATAATCATTTATTAGTTTATACAGTGTTTATCATAATCGACTTAAAACTAAAATACTAAAACCAAAATTTCAACAGTTCACTTGAAGACATCACAATTCAAACTCAGGTCTTTATAACATAAGGTACTTACTaatctatataaatataagatGCATTTGTCATATTTTTGATAACCGCTTTGAAATATACACAAGAGAAAACAATAATAGGGAACTTAGCTGACTACAGGTTTCGAGTACGATTTTGTTTGTCATATTTGTTGCTACATTTGTTCGTGATTTGTAAAGAGCACAGTTCAATTGCCAATCAGGCCGGGCAGATGTGCTGAGTCTGTGATAATTCTTTGTGGTAAGTGGGCAGCCAGATATTGTTTGTGGAGTCTCTGGCGGCAGAATTGATAGAACTCAATCTCGTTTGTAAAGTTCCGACGCACTATGTCCTTCACATGCTCGCTGACCGGCGGCTTGAAGTTGTTCTTGTTGATCTTCGTCAAGTACTCTGCGCTCGCTAAAAGGGGAATTTCAAACAAATACATGAGTCAGGAATGTGTACCATAAATATTTTGCTAAGTTCACAGAACGATATCAATTGTATGAGTTTTGATACAACATTGTATCACACACAAGTGGCtttattacttattacttTGTACTACATTGAAGtgtaaaatgaaaacaaaagcatTGAACAAAAACGTTCTGATTCTACTTACAATGTATTTGACGCTGAGCTTAAGCACTATCAACTTACTTGCATAAATATCTCGAACGCCCTCAAAGAACCGTGGTACATATTTTTCAAGTACTGAGAGCGTGGTGTTCAGATCCTCCAGCACTCCAACCACCGCGTACTGCTGTTCTACGGCAAATTTGGCTCGTTCCAGGGCACCCACAGTGTTGAAGGGTCTAGAAATTTAGGCACATCAATATGTTTAGAAATCTCTTCTCCTAGGAAAATGTTAAAAACGTACGTGCACTCGTAGTCGTGGCCGCAGAAGAATAAGCTCTGCCTGCGATGATCGCCGATTCCCTCCACGGTAACTCCTTGAGTATAGGTGCACTCCTGATCGCCATTGAGGACACATGTTTCGAAATCCTTTTTCAGCCAAGCGGGATGGGGCAATGGTAGATCCGGGAAAGCAGCTTTGCGCTCCACGAAGTACCACGGAGCCCTCACGTAGTAGAACCAGCTGATCACCCGCTCCACGGGATCGCGCACCACATTTAGGTAAATTGGCCTGGGCAGGTTGAATTTGGTGAAGTTGGTGAAGCACACATGCTTGATGAAGACCGAGGGTTCCGGAAGCTCGCTGATCACCTCGGCCATTTCCTGCTGCTGATCCTCCGCCAAGCGGATTGTCTCCACTTTCTGCACTGCATCGCGGTGGAACTGAAAATTATTGCGCTCGGAAAGACGACGGAGGAGCTCCATGAACGTCTGACTTCCCACTTTGGGTACCCGATTGAAAAATACCAGCTCCATTTGTGCCTTGCGGGTATTGTTCAGATCCCGCACGTTAAGAGAGGACATCTGGTTAGGATATACAGAAAGTTATTAGAAATAATATCAATGTAAATAGGGTTCAATTTAAGTGTATCATGTAATTTACCTTCAAATCCTTGGTGTTTGATATGCATTTGGGGGAATGGGAAACTATTCAGGACAAATGGGGTAAAATAGGAATAACTTGGGGGAACTTTTTTTTAGCGACCCTGTACGAATAAAATAGCTCAATTCAATAGGAACAGTCCCTAAGGATTGGTTTATTCTTGTTTATAAAAACGCACTTCTTACTTAACTATGTTCAAGTTCTTTATTTGGGGTATTGCAATCAAGACCATTTAGTGAAGATTATTCTCGAATTGGAGGGCCAAATATTGCTTATACAAACGCTGCTTGCAGAAGTAGTAGAACTCATATTCGTTGGTAAAGTTTCGTCTTACCATCTCCCTGACATCCGCATCTATGTGGGGCTTGCGATTATTGCGATTCCGATTTCGGATGCTTTTGCTGTGCACTGAAAGAGATAACTCCATGACTCTCGATCCTTTCTCGATGATACCTGAACACTTTCGAGTCAAGCCCCTGAGATTACCTACACTTATATAGAAAACGAGCGTGATTGAAGAATCGGGGAACGTATTTCTCCAGCACAGTAAGGGTTATATTCCTCTCTTCCCAAGTGCCCACCACGGAGTACTCCTTCTCAACTCTACGTTTAGCCACTTGCGTAGCATGGTGGGAATTAAAGGGTCTACAGAGGGGTATACTTTAAGGATAATTCATCGAGGACTCAGGGGGTACTCACAGGCAATCGGCTTCATTGCCGCAAAAGTAAAGGGTCTGTCTTTTAAAGTCCTGAATATAATCTGCCACTGAATGCTGGACAAAGAGACACTCAGGACTTCTACTTCTTACACACTCATTGAAACTCAGTTGGTACCACTCGTCGGGTCGCTCCCGACGACCAGGATACATGCGCCTATATATAGCTCTCTTCACCGAAGACCTTCGCTTATAGAAATCTGTAATCATCCGGTCTATCGGATCCTTGACCAGCGAAATATAAATGGGTTTCTTGAATCCGTAGCTAGCAAAGTCCAACCAATTGGAGTGCGCCATATAGATCGATCCTTTCTCCAGTTCGATGGTCCATTCCGCTTCGGTTAGTTGCTCCTTTTCGGTTCGAGTTCTATTCATCGTCCTGACGGGTCCGTTGAGAACCACATTTATGTCATTCATGGCGGCCAATTGCCTGAAAAGTGGGACCATTTGCTCGCTGTCTACTCGGGTTGGTCGATTGAAGATCACAGTTTCAGAACCCGCGAATCGAGTATTGTTCAGATATATGGGGGTCACCCGTCCAAGCTGGGAAGTTCAGGGGTTTTGCATTAAATGCATTCAATGTCCAAGACAAAACACAGATGATTGATATGAAGAACGGAGTGTAAATGGTGTAACTAACTAAGACACAGTATTTTCCCAGGCGCAAGTAATACCCAAAAGTGTTCAAGTAGTCcctaaaacatttttaaaccATTCGACATGGAACCTACACTCAAAGATATTCCTGACTCCCTTGAAGAACCTCGGTATGTACGCTTCGAATACCGTCAGAGTTATGTTGGTCTCCTCCCACGTTCCTACGACTGCATAATCGCGCTCCACATGCAATTTGGCTAGTTGAATGGCGCGTTGAGAGTCGAAGGGTCTGAAAAGTACTCTCCACATCATCTTTCCAAGTCTAACACAATAATTTCGAAATCAACTTACAGACACTCCCTGTCGTGACCGCAGAAGAACAGGGTTTGTCTTTTATAATTACCCTCCGAATCTCTAATGCTTCCAGGCACGTACTGACACTCGGGGTCACCACTGCGAACACAATCGTTGTAGCTCTTTTTGAACCACTTCTCCGATTTAATTGTTGCGTTGGGAAATCGCCGATGGTGAATGGCATTGCGATATGCACTACGAACGTAGTAATACCAACTGATCACCCGCTCCACGGGATCGCGAACCAAGTTGATGTAGATGGGTCTTGGTAGCTGATATCTGCGGAAATCCAACCAATTGCAATGCTCTATGTATATGGTCCCTGGCTCCAACTCGGTCACCCAAATAGCCTGTATCATTTGCTCTTTAGGAGACCGGGTGCGGGACTTAATTTCCATTGGTCCTTTGGTAACCACCGTCATGTTATTGTGGGGAGCCATGGTTTGGGTGAGTTCCATCAGCGCTTCACTTCCAACTTTGGCTCCACGATTGAAGAAGAGCACCTCCAGTCGGGAGTGCCGAGTGTTGTTCAGCTTTTCACTGCTCAGCGAAGCAAGCTGCGATTTGTATAGATGGGATTGGTCTTAGCTTGTCACAAGAAAAGCCTAAATGGTTTCTACATGTTAGTAACATTACTATTGAGTACTTTATTAACGAGCTACAGAAAAACTATGTCAAAATCTAAAGTTCAGTCTACGAATTCAGGAAAAATTCAGTCGTTCCAATTCGGTGCGCTTAAGGGCTATGTACTGCATATAAAGACGCTGTTTGCAGAAGTAGTAAAAGTCGTACTCATGGGTGAAATTCCTCCTGACCATCGCCCTGACATCTGCATCCACGTGAGGCTTTCTGTTATTGCGATTGCGATTTTGTAGGGACTTTTGGTACACTGGAAAGGAATTTCTTAAGATGGTAGGCCTGACTTATCTTTGATTGGGGTCTTACAGTGAAAGATCATTTTAGCTCTAGCGAAATAACGTGGTATATAGTGCTCCAAAACGGTTAGAGTTATATTGGTCTCTTCCCAAGTTCCCACCACTGCGTATTCCGTTTCGACCCTACGTTTGGCTATCTGAACAGCCAGGGGAGAATTGAAAGGTCTGGAAAAGGGTTGAGATTAGAAGGACGACTCTTGAATAAGTGAAGAATTGACCGCTTCTACGGGACTCACAAACAGTCCTGATCGTGGCCGCAGAAGAATATTGTCTGCCTTTTGAAGTTTCCCTCCACATCGCGAACTGCCAGTGGAACATACTGGCATTCGGGGTCACCACTCCTCACGCAGTCGTTGTAACTCTTTTTGAACCAGGCCGTGGGCTTTAGAGGAGCCAGGGGATTGTTGCGGTAGAAAATGGCATTCCGGTAGGAGTTCCTAACGTAGTAATACCAGCTTATCATGCGCTCCACGGGGTCACGAACCAGGTTGATAAAGATGGGCTTGGGTAGATTGTACTCGTTGAAATCGATCCAAGGGACGTGCTCTATGTAAACTGATCCTTCGTCCAGGTTATAGATATAACCAGCTGTCTCAGCCTGAGCCCGTGGTTTCAGTTGCCTTTTCGATTTCTTGTTAATTCCGTACTTATCCACTTGGAAGTTGTTGATTTCCTGCAGATGCTCCATAAACTCCGTTAGCGATTCGCTGCCCACTTTGGCGCATCTCGTGAAAAAGAGGCGATCCATTTCGGCCTTGGCTGTGTTGTTCAGTTGGCTAGGTGTTAGGCTACCTAACTGTTTGGGGGAGGGGGTATGGGATAAGGGTTTTAGTGGCTTCATGGCAGGGGTTTTATGTCACACAACAAACGATAAGACACACAGATGGGTTCAACGTGTAAATAAAGTGTGGGTCTAGTCTACGGGTTTACTGACTACTGGTTTATTGAATGGAAGATTTGTTCGCGCATATATCACCTACTACGATCTAAGGTCGGACTCCAAACCCACTAGTTTAACAGACCATGCACCTCCAACTCCTTCAGATTGAGGGCCAAATACTGTTTGTACAAACGCTGCTTGCAGAAGTAGTAAAACTCGTACTCGTTAGTAAAGTTCCTGCGAATCATTTCCTTGACCTCGGGCTCTACAAACGGCTTGCGTTTGTTTTTGTTCCGATTGGTGATCTTGCTATTGTGCACTGTTTTTGGGGATTGAGAATGCAATGTAATTTCGCTGGATGGAAAATTGGGGATAAGGGACCTACTTTCATACATGAGCTTCGCACCGCGAAAGAAGCGTGGAATATAGTTCTCGAGAACGGTCAGGGTTATATTCGTGTCCTCCCAGCTGCCCACAACAGCATAATCCCTTTCCACGTGCTCCTTCGCCATTTGCACGGCAGTTGGTGAGTTAAAAGGTCTAAAAGATCACTATTAGCTTGGCCCATGGTGTTGGGGGAAACCTTATTGCTCCTATCTACTTACAGGCAATCATCGTGATGACCGCAATAAAATAGGGACTGCCTCTTAAAATTGGCAATCGAGTCCTTGACCGTGTGGGGCACGTACTGGCACTCGGGATCTCCACTCCTTACACAATCATTGAAGTTCTTCTTATACCAGGATTCGggctttattttttgattggGCCTCTTTCGGTACTCGATGGCATTCTTGTAGGAACTCCGAGCGTAAAAGAACCAACTTATGACCCTCTCCACCGGATCCCGCACCAAATTGATGTAAATGGGCTTTGGTAGGTCGAACTCATCGAAGTCTAGCCAATTGATGTGCTCAATGTACATGGTGCCCTCCTCCAGGTCGGCTACAAATTCGGCGGACTCACGTCTCTGCTTTTTGTCCATTTGCCGAACGGTTTTGGTATGGAGACCACGTCTTTCCAGCGTTAGATCTTCGTTGTACTTTTCCAGCGCCATAAAGAGCTCCAGCATAGACTCACTTCCGACTTTGGCGGCGCGATTAAAAAACAGCACATCGATTTCCGCGTTTTTTGTGTTGTTGAGGCGATTTGCGCTCAGTTGCTGAAGCTAAAGATGATATGTATTCTATAACATGGGGTGCTTCTAATCCTGGTTAGTAAGCAGCGACCTTTTCAATTCTTCCCGACTTTCAAGCGATATATTCCGTGAGTGCGAAGGATCGAAGAGAAAGAAATTAAGCTTTGTTGGTTTGGTTATAAGCGATAGTTATAGATTAAAAGGAGGGCTTTAGCTTCATTTGATCCCTTTTCAAGTTTCTGAAGGATAATCCTCTGTATAAAATAGAGCTTATACTAGTAGTCCCGGAAAGTATTCccatttaaagaatttttaaaaattaaagatGAAAGATTTATATATCCTCTCAtctttattaatttattttgtaatatatCTAAGACTAGTTGTTGATGACCATTTCTTTGGCCTCACTTAACATGGCCAATGACTTGTCCACTCGCTTGAGATCGTTCAGTTTGATGGCCAAGTACTGTTTGTGCAACCGCTGGCGGCAGAACtgataaaattcaatttcacgTGTGAAATTCCGACGAACCATATCTAAAATATCCTGCGAAATGTGCGGCTTCATTGGGTTAACATTTTGCTTATCCGCATGCAAGCCCGCtgcaatataaataattttctgaAATCTTTCCACTTCTAAGAAGCAGAGAAGTCATCCAAAATCAAGAATCTAGTGGTTTTATCATGTATTCCAGCAATCTCCGGAATACGTTGATTTCCAAGTCTTTCTTGATCCCAAAGATATCCTTCTCTCAACACAATTCCCACCGAGACTTACAGTAGTACATTTTGGAGGCATCTGCGAAATAGCGTGGCACGTAGGCCTCTAAAACGGCAAGGGTTTCATTCGTGTGCTCCCAGGTTCCCACCACTGAGTACTCCCGTTCCACATTCATTTTGGCCAATTGAAGGGGCAGACGGGCATTGAAAGGTCTACAGAGGGGTTCGAGGTATCACTGAGAGAAAATGCGGCTATGCAACCCTAACTCACGTGCACTGGAACTCATTGTGACCGCAGAAGAACAAGGTTTGTCGCCGATGATCGCCCACATGTTCCAGCAGGGAATTCTCGATGTAGGTGCACACCTTTTCGCCACTCGTGACGCACTGATCGAATTCGGTGTTAACCCATTTGGGATTGGGCATTTCGCGATTATTGCGCCTCCTGCCGGGCACAAAGACCCACGGAGCCCGGATGTAGTAGTACCAGCTGATAACCCTTTCCACGGGATCCCGAACCATGTTGATGTAAATGGGTCTGGGCTGCTCGTGCTTGGTGAAGTTCAGGAAGTTCACGTGGCTGGCGAACACGGTGCCGTCGTCAAGGTTAACAATATTATCGATCATGTCACTCTGCTCGGCGGTCTCCAGGATGGGAATAACGCCCCCCTGTTGGGGATCCTTTTCCACATCGTAGTCATGGACCTTCCCCAGCTGCCTCATAAGCTCAATCAGCTGCATACTTCCTGTCTTCGGAACCCGATTGAAAAACAACACGTCAATCTCGGCCTTGGGTGTATTGTTCAGCTTGTCAGGACTAAGCTGCAGGATCTGCAAAGGTCGTTGGTCACCCCGGAATTAATTTCTGATATGGGTGGCGGAGTGAAGAGTGAATTCAAGCAACCAAGCCATCCGAAATGATTAGTAGCGAAGGAAGGGAAAAAGACTCGAGTTGCAACTTAGGTGTATAGATCATTTGGCAAAACCCTGTATTCATTTCATGTTTGTAAACCTCAAGGTACTTAGTACTAATTCGACTAAAATTCGTTCTTATGCACTGCTATATACTGTTTGTAGAGTCGCTGCTTGATAAACATATATAGCTCGATCTCGAAGGCGAAACTGCTCTTCAGATACTCCTCCACATCCTTATCCAGATGAGTGTCATGCGAAACATTGTTTATCGTAAAATTCTCAGTGTTGCCTAGAAAGGGAAGTTTAAAGTTAGCCGAGTTGAGTTCTCCTCAATTGAAGGCGTTGACAACAACATACTGTAGTAGACCTTTGTGGCGTCGGTAAAAAACCGCGGTATATAGGCTTCTAACACAGCCAATGTCACATTTGTGTCCTCCCAACTACCCACAACGGCGTACTCCCGTTCCACATTCATTTTGGCGATTTGCGTGGTAGTTTCCGAGTTGAAATGCCTGGATAAGAACACCTTATATGCGAGAACATTCCGAAGATCTATCTAATCAAAGGCCAAGTTTAAAAGAAATAGGTAA from Drosophila mauritiana strain mau12 chromosome 3L, ASM438214v1, whole genome shotgun sequence carries:
- the LOC117139586 gene encoding deoxynucleoside triphosphate triphosphohydrolase SAMHD1 encodes the protein MSASAVIHSPAQRRRSLPLPLSHEPKNSKLPLFPQQQQQQHGHHVQQQRPPMLIEDEVHGVIELSSHIQEIVEHPLFQRLKHVHQLGLLPLATDKKADHKRYDHCLGAYKSAQDHLRAIERNSHYEPKLPDWCRQAVEIAALLHDIGHGPMSHAWELVTNHEFDHEENAMTCVDKIFKDAINQELVSLRDDGGGRGVQLIKALILGSSEKLSFPMLGHNYIFDIVHNRRCGLDVDKWDYLRRDNKRLKILSSAEMDFDDVFLQARISADGQRIEYRYADYHRVYRLFEARSLLHVKAYQYPLTCAMDVIFVSAVQRLAPELLSIRSKDPKWLELTDQYVLNVIEKDPISRFVKEPQRIVEVTGNDCSGPDIIRVNRVIPGPWELIKSARELVFFGNKRKKRPITRCVSPTIVSKCFKLE
- the LOC117139584 gene encoding heparan sulfate 2-O-sulfotransferase pipe-like isoform X4, giving the protein MSLNAERSYKMKLRDVENAFKYRRIPYPKRSVELIALLAISCTFFLFMHTNKLNSRLKEMEVKLQPSEFSALGLTGNHISGHDAGGKHDDINTLHGTFQYLKSTGQLQQLSANRLNNTKNAEIDVLFFNRAAKVGSESMLELFMALEKYNEDLTLERRGLHTKTVRQMDKKQRRESAEFVADLEEGTMYIEHINWLDFDEFDLPKPIYINLVRDPVERVISWFFYARSSYKNAIEYRKRPNQKIKPESWYKKNFNDCVRSGDPECQYVPHTVKDSIANFKRQSLFYCGHHDDCL
- the LOC117139584 gene encoding heparan sulfate 2-O-sulfotransferase pipe-like isoform X2; this encodes MSLNAERSYKMKLRDVENAFKYRRIPYPKRSVELIALLAISCTFFLFMHTNKLNSRLKEMEVKLQPSEFSALGLTGNHISGHDAGGKHDDINTLHGTFQYLKSTGQMSSLNVRDLNNTRKAQMELVFFNRVPKVGSQTFMELLRRLSERNNFQFHRDAVQKVETIRLAEDQQQEMAEVISELPEPSVFIKHVCFTNFTKFNLPRPIYLNVVRDPVERVISWFYYVRAPWYFVERKAAFPDLPLPHPAWLKKDFETCVLNGDQECTYTQGVTVEGIGDHRRQSLFFCGHDYECTPFNTVGALERAKFAVEQQYAVVGVLEDLNTTLSVLEKYVPRFFEGVRDIYATSAEYLTKINKNNFKPPVSEHVKDIVRRNFTNEIEFYQFCRQRLHKQYLAAHLPQRIITDSAHLPGLIGN
- the LOC117139153 gene encoding heparan sulfate 2-O-sulfotransferase pipe-like, producing the protein MLLTYQSHLYKSQLASLSSEKLNNTRHSRLEVLFFNRGAKVGSEALMELTQTMAPHNNMTVVTKGPMEIKSRTRSPKEQMIQAIWVTELEPGTIYIEHCNWLDFRRYQLPRPIYINLVRDPVERVISWYYYVRSAYRNAIHHRRFPNATIKSEKWFKKSYNDCVRSGDPECQYVPGSIRDSEGNYKRQTLFFCGHDRECLPFDSQRAIQLAKLHVERDYAVVGTWEETNITLTVFEAYIPRFFKGVRNIFELHSKSIRNRNRNNRKPHIDADVREMVRRNFTNEYEFYYFCKQRLYKQYLALQFENNLH
- the LOC117139584 gene encoding heparan sulfate 2-O-sulfotransferase pipe-like isoform X1; the protein is MSLNAERSYKMKLRDVENAFKYRRIPYPKRSVELIALLAISCTFFLFMHTNKLNSRLKEMEVKLQPSEFSALGLTGNHISGHDAGGKHDDINTLHGTFQYLKSTGQILQLSPDKLNNTPKAEIDVLFFNRVPKTGSMQLIELMRQLGKVHDYDVEKDPQQGGVIPILETAEQSDMIDNIVNLDDGTVFASHVNFLNFTKHEQPRPIYINMVRDPVERVISWYYYIRAPWVFVPGRRRNNREMPNPKWVNTEFDQCVTSGEKVCTYIENSLLEHVGDHRRQTLFFCGHNEFQCTPFNARLPLQLAKMNVEREYSVVGTWEHTNETLAVLEAYVPRYFADASKMYYSGLHADKQNVNPMKPHISQDILDMVRRNFTREIEFYQFCRQRLHKQYLAIKLNDLKRVDKSLAMLSEAKEMVINN
- the LOC117139591 gene encoding heparan sulfate 2-O-sulfotransferase pipe-like; this translates as MAKEHVERDYAVVGSWEDTNITLTVLENYIPRFFRGAKLMYESRSLIPNFPSSEITLHSQSPKTVHNSKITNRNKNKRKPFVEPEVKEMIRRNFTNEYEFYYFCKQRLYKQYLALNLKELEVHGLLN
- the LOC117139589 gene encoding heparan sulfate 2-O-sulfotransferase pipe-like — encoded protein: MKPLKPLSHTPSPKQLGSLTPSQLNNTAKAEMDRLFFTRCAKVGSESLTEFMEHLQEINNFQVDKYGINKKSKRQLKPRAQAETAGYIYNLDEGSVYIEHVPWIDFNEYNLPKPIFINLVRDPVERMISWYYYVRNSYRNAIFYRNNPLAPLKPTAWFKKSYNDCVRSGDPECQYVPLAVRDVEGNFKRQTIFFCGHDQDCLPFNSPLAVQIAKRRVETEYAVVGTWEETNITLTVLEHYIPRYFARAKMIFHLYQKSLQNRNRNNRKPHVDADVRAMVRRNFTHEYDFYYFCKQRLYMQYIALKRTELERLNFS